In the Festucalex cinctus isolate MCC-2025b chromosome 10, RoL_Fcin_1.0, whole genome shotgun sequence genome, one interval contains:
- the LOC144026636 gene encoding G-protein-signaling modulator 2-like isoform X1 — protein sequence MFVVSDCLKCIRMGRSNRMESSCLDLALEGERLCKAGNYRAGVSFFESAIQVGTEDLQILSAIYSQLGNAYFHLQEYNKALEYHRHDLTLTRTIGDEIGEAKASGNLGNTLKLLGRYNEAVVCCQRHLDITRAMCDKVGQARALYNFGNVYHAKGKSICWSGTEPGEFPEEARIALRKASQYYEANLCLVKELGDHAAQGRTYGNLGNTYYLLGDFETAVAAHEKRLLIAKEFGDKSAERRAHCNLGNAHIFLSQFEVAAGHYKRTLQLARLLKDKAVEAQACYSLGNTYTLLQDYERAIDYHLKHLVIAQDLNDRIGEGRAYWSLGNAHTALGNHEQAMHFAEKHLEIAKETGDKSGEATARMNLSDLRVVVGLKSNIYSNIFGKTNNTALSVSHQSYLNMSGMKSPSRMQGSAETLDMSPNQTGDSSLHPSWEEDRLSRSSKNNTIKASTKLFLFHRLKSKKHKNNKSPKDQHENMLDHSVPDLDPPVSPQPASYDTIGEDGFFDLLSRFQGNRMDDQRCSLLDGSSHQPASSSPSSTPPVAERKSILDCEAPLQDPGHFLELLASSQGRRLDDQRVSLSHFPGLRLSTCNRPSTPSTSSENQDPSQAPISSADPAHTPSQYSCIETSTDQSDGDDVFFDMLVKYQGSRLNDQRCAAPPSATRGPTVPDEDFFSLILRSQSNRMEEQRVVPPSDVSQSKPD from the exons ATGTTCGTCGTGTCAGACTGCCTTAAGTGCATTAGAATGGGAAGAAGCAACAG AATGGAGTCCTCATGTCTGGACCTGGCCCTGGAAGGTGAAAGGCTCTGTAAGGCTGGTAATTATCGCGCTGGCGTGTCCTTCTTTGAGTCTGCCATCCAGGTTGGAACCGAGGACCTCCAAATCCTCAGCGCCATCTATAGCCAACTTGGCAATGCTTACTTTCACTTGCAAGAGTATAACAAAGCCTTGGAGTACCATCGGCATGACCTCACACTGACAAG GACGATTGGCGATGAAATTGGTGAGGCCAAAGCCAGTGGCAACCTTGGGAACACATTAAAGCTTCTAGGACGATATAATGAAGCTGTGGTTTGTTGCCAAAGACATTTAGACATCACCAGAGCGATGTGTGATAAG GTTGGGCAGGCCCGAGCGCTGTATAATTTTGGGAACGTTTACCACGCCAAGGGCAAAAGCATCTGTTGGTCGGGGACAGAGCCAGGAGAGTTTCCAGAGGAAGCAAGGATAGCCCTGAGGAAAGCTTCACAGTACTATGA GGCAAACCTATGTTTGGTGAAGGAGTTGGGGGATCATGCAGCCCAGGGTCGTACCTATGGGAACCTTGGTAATACCTATTATCTGCTGGGGGACTTTGAAACTGCTGTTGCAGCACATGAAAAG CGCCTTCTTATTGCCAAAGAATTTGGGGACAAGTCTGCTGAGAGGAGGGCGCACTGTAACCTTGGCAATGCTCATATATTCCTTAGTCAATTTGAAGTGGCGGCTGGTCATTATAA GAGGACTCTGCAACTGGCCAGACTTTTGAAGGACAAGGCGGTGGAGGCCCAAGCCTGTTACAGTCTGGGCAACACTTACACACTCCTTCAGGACTATGAGAGAGCCATTGATTATCACCTCAAACATCTGGTAATTGCTCAGGATCTCAATGACAG GATTGGTGAAGGAAGGGCATACTGGAGTCTAGGAAATGCCCATACCGCCCTGGGGAACCACGAGCAAGCTATgcattttgctgaaaaacatCTGGAAATCGCCAAAGAG ACTGGAGACAAAAGCGGTGAGGCAACTGCACGGATGAATTTGTCAGACCTCCGGGTTGTTGTGGGTCTGAAGTCCAACATCTATTCCAACATCTTTGGCAAAACTAACAACACTGCTCTGTCGGTGAGCCACCAGAGTTACCTCAACATGTCAG GGATGAAGTCACCGTCAAGGATGCAAGGCAGTGCAGAGACCCTGGACATGAGCCCAAATCAAACTGGAGATTCATCGTTGCATCCG AGCTGGGAGGAAGATAGGCTTTCAAGGTcttcaaaaaataacacaataaagGCTTCCACTAAGCTTTTCCTCTTCCATCGACTAAAAAGCAAgaagcataaaaacaacaaatcacCAAAAGACCAGCACGAAAACATGTTGGACCACTCTGTGCCTGATTTAGACCCACCAGTGTCTCCTCAG CCAGCATCATATGACACAATTGGGGAGGATGGCTTTTTCGACCTCCTCTCTCGTTTCCAGGGAAACCGAATGGATGACCAAAGGTGCTCTCTTTTAGATGGCTCGAGCCATCAGCCTGCCAGTTCCTCTCCCTCATCCACCCCACCTGTAGCTGAAAGGAAAT CTATACTGGATTGCGAAGCACCATTGCAGGATCCCGGTCATTTCCTGGAGCTGCTGGCCAGCTCCCAGGGCCGTCGCCTGGACGACCAACGAGTCAGCCTGAGCCATTTTCCTGGCTTGAGACTCAGCACCTGCAACCGGCCCAGTACACCCTCCACCTCCAGCGAAAACCAAGACCCTTCACAAG CCCCCATTTCCAGTGCAGATCCAGCTCACACACCCTCCCAATACAGCTGCATCGAGACCAGCACTGACCAGTCGGACGGGGATGATGTCTTCTTTGACATGCTAGTCAAGTACCAG GGCTCCAGACTGAATGACCAAAGGTGCGCTGCTCCACCCTCTGCCACACGAGGACCAACTGTCCCAGATGAGGATTTCTTTAGTCTCATCTTGCGTTCGCAGTCAAACAGGATGGAGGAACAGCGGGTTGTGCCGCCATCGGACGTCAGTCAGTCCAAACCAGACTGA
- the LOC144026636 gene encoding G-protein-signaling modulator 2-like isoform X2, whose product MESSCLDLALEGERLCKAGNYRAGVSFFESAIQVGTEDLQILSAIYSQLGNAYFHLQEYNKALEYHRHDLTLTRTIGDEIGEAKASGNLGNTLKLLGRYNEAVVCCQRHLDITRAMCDKVGQARALYNFGNVYHAKGKSICWSGTEPGEFPEEARIALRKASQYYEANLCLVKELGDHAAQGRTYGNLGNTYYLLGDFETAVAAHEKRLLIAKEFGDKSAERRAHCNLGNAHIFLSQFEVAAGHYKRTLQLARLLKDKAVEAQACYSLGNTYTLLQDYERAIDYHLKHLVIAQDLNDRIGEGRAYWSLGNAHTALGNHEQAMHFAEKHLEIAKETGDKSGEATARMNLSDLRVVVGLKSNIYSNIFGKTNNTALSVSHQSYLNMSGMKSPSRMQGSAETLDMSPNQTGDSSLHPSWEEDRLSRSSKNNTIKASTKLFLFHRLKSKKHKNNKSPKDQHENMLDHSVPDLDPPVSPQPASYDTIGEDGFFDLLSRFQGNRMDDQRCSLLDGSSHQPASSSPSSTPPVAERKSILDCEAPLQDPGHFLELLASSQGRRLDDQRVSLSHFPGLRLSTCNRPSTPSTSSENQDPSQAPISSADPAHTPSQYSCIETSTDQSDGDDVFFDMLVKYQGSRLNDQRCAAPPSATRGPTVPDEDFFSLILRSQSNRMEEQRVVPPSDVSQSKPD is encoded by the exons ATGGAGTCCTCATGTCTGGACCTGGCCCTGGAAGGTGAAAGGCTCTGTAAGGCTGGTAATTATCGCGCTGGCGTGTCCTTCTTTGAGTCTGCCATCCAGGTTGGAACCGAGGACCTCCAAATCCTCAGCGCCATCTATAGCCAACTTGGCAATGCTTACTTTCACTTGCAAGAGTATAACAAAGCCTTGGAGTACCATCGGCATGACCTCACACTGACAAG GACGATTGGCGATGAAATTGGTGAGGCCAAAGCCAGTGGCAACCTTGGGAACACATTAAAGCTTCTAGGACGATATAATGAAGCTGTGGTTTGTTGCCAAAGACATTTAGACATCACCAGAGCGATGTGTGATAAG GTTGGGCAGGCCCGAGCGCTGTATAATTTTGGGAACGTTTACCACGCCAAGGGCAAAAGCATCTGTTGGTCGGGGACAGAGCCAGGAGAGTTTCCAGAGGAAGCAAGGATAGCCCTGAGGAAAGCTTCACAGTACTATGA GGCAAACCTATGTTTGGTGAAGGAGTTGGGGGATCATGCAGCCCAGGGTCGTACCTATGGGAACCTTGGTAATACCTATTATCTGCTGGGGGACTTTGAAACTGCTGTTGCAGCACATGAAAAG CGCCTTCTTATTGCCAAAGAATTTGGGGACAAGTCTGCTGAGAGGAGGGCGCACTGTAACCTTGGCAATGCTCATATATTCCTTAGTCAATTTGAAGTGGCGGCTGGTCATTATAA GAGGACTCTGCAACTGGCCAGACTTTTGAAGGACAAGGCGGTGGAGGCCCAAGCCTGTTACAGTCTGGGCAACACTTACACACTCCTTCAGGACTATGAGAGAGCCATTGATTATCACCTCAAACATCTGGTAATTGCTCAGGATCTCAATGACAG GATTGGTGAAGGAAGGGCATACTGGAGTCTAGGAAATGCCCATACCGCCCTGGGGAACCACGAGCAAGCTATgcattttgctgaaaaacatCTGGAAATCGCCAAAGAG ACTGGAGACAAAAGCGGTGAGGCAACTGCACGGATGAATTTGTCAGACCTCCGGGTTGTTGTGGGTCTGAAGTCCAACATCTATTCCAACATCTTTGGCAAAACTAACAACACTGCTCTGTCGGTGAGCCACCAGAGTTACCTCAACATGTCAG GGATGAAGTCACCGTCAAGGATGCAAGGCAGTGCAGAGACCCTGGACATGAGCCCAAATCAAACTGGAGATTCATCGTTGCATCCG AGCTGGGAGGAAGATAGGCTTTCAAGGTcttcaaaaaataacacaataaagGCTTCCACTAAGCTTTTCCTCTTCCATCGACTAAAAAGCAAgaagcataaaaacaacaaatcacCAAAAGACCAGCACGAAAACATGTTGGACCACTCTGTGCCTGATTTAGACCCACCAGTGTCTCCTCAG CCAGCATCATATGACACAATTGGGGAGGATGGCTTTTTCGACCTCCTCTCTCGTTTCCAGGGAAACCGAATGGATGACCAAAGGTGCTCTCTTTTAGATGGCTCGAGCCATCAGCCTGCCAGTTCCTCTCCCTCATCCACCCCACCTGTAGCTGAAAGGAAAT CTATACTGGATTGCGAAGCACCATTGCAGGATCCCGGTCATTTCCTGGAGCTGCTGGCCAGCTCCCAGGGCCGTCGCCTGGACGACCAACGAGTCAGCCTGAGCCATTTTCCTGGCTTGAGACTCAGCACCTGCAACCGGCCCAGTACACCCTCCACCTCCAGCGAAAACCAAGACCCTTCACAAG CCCCCATTTCCAGTGCAGATCCAGCTCACACACCCTCCCAATACAGCTGCATCGAGACCAGCACTGACCAGTCGGACGGGGATGATGTCTTCTTTGACATGCTAGTCAAGTACCAG GGCTCCAGACTGAATGACCAAAGGTGCGCTGCTCCACCCTCTGCCACACGAGGACCAACTGTCCCAGATGAGGATTTCTTTAGTCTCATCTTGCGTTCGCAGTCAAACAGGATGGAGGAACAGCGGGTTGTGCCGCCATCGGACGTCAGTCAGTCCAAACCAGACTGA